DNA sequence from the Streptomyces sp. NBC_01497 genome:
CAGACGGCCGGTGCCGTCCGGGGTGACACGGACCGGGACGCCCCAGTCCTGCTGGTGGACATGGCAGGCCGGGTACTCGATGTCCGGGTCGTCGTCGCAGGACGCGGCCATCGCGGACACGTGCAGCACGCCCTCCGTGATCCCGTCGGCGAGCACCAGGTCGCGGGCCAGATCGGTGCCCGCGCCCTCGCCCTTCGCCAGCAGTTCCGGCGGGGTGGACGACACCAGCAGCCGCGTCGAGGGCCCGTAACGGATGTCCAGTTTCTGGCCGTTCGGCGCCGTGAACACCACGTCGAGCCGGACGGTGCCGGGTGCCACATCCGTCGCCGCGCGCTGCGTACGGTGCGCGACGGCCTCGACCCGTACCGCTTCCTCGGGCAGGCGCAGCCTGGTCAGCCGGTGCCGGCCCGACTCCACCACCACGATGTCGTCCCCGGCGAGCACCGCGTCCGAGGGCTCCCGCAGGTCCGTGGCGAGCGTGCTGACCTCACCGCTCACCGGGTCGTAGCGGCGCAGCGCGTGGTTGTAGGTGTCGGCCAGCGCGAGCGAGCCGTCCGGCAGCGCGGTGACGCCCAGCGGATGCTGGAGCAGCGCCTGAGCGGCCGGGCCGTCGCGGTGGCCGAAGTCGAAGAGGCCGAGACCGACCGCCGTGCCGACCGTGTAGGAGCCGTCCTCGGCGCGCTCCACGTACCGCAGCGCGCTGTTCTCGGAGTCCGCGACCCACAGCCGGTCCCCGGCCACGGCCAGCCCGGACGGCTGCGCGAACAGCGCCTCCGCTGCGGGGCCGTCGACCAGGCCCTCGCCGTTCGTCCCGGCGACGGCCTCCACCGTGCCGGCGGCCGGGTCGTACGTCCACAGCTGGTGCACCCCGGCCATGGCGATCCACAGCCGGTCCTGCCACCAGGCGATGTCCCAGGGTGAGGAGAGCGGCACCTCGGTCGCCGGGCCCGAGGTGGGGGACTCGTGCCACCACCACTGCTTGCCGGTGCCGGCGAGCGTCGCGATCGCGCCCGTCCTCGGGTCGAACGAGCGCAGCGCGTGGTTCACGGTGTCCGCGACGGCGACCGTGCCGTCGGGCAGCAGCGCCAGGCCCTGCGGCTCGCAGAAGGAGTCCGGGCCGAAGCCGCGCTCGCCGCTGCCCACGCGCCGCAGCACGCTCTCGCCGTCGGCGGCCAGTTCCACCAGCTGGTGGCGGGTGGTGTCGGAGACGAGGAACGTGCCGCTCTCCGGCAGGATCACGGCCTTGCCGGGGAAGCGCAGGTCGGTGGCGACCGGTTCCGGCTCCACGTACGGCCCGTCGCCGCGGCGCAGCGTGCCCTTGGCCTCGTGCTCGGCCTCCAGCTCCTCGACGAGCCGCTCGATGGCGTGCGTGTGCCCCTCGCCCGCGTGCTGGGCGACGATGTAGCCCTCCGGGTCGATCACGACGAGGGTGGGCCACGCGTGCACCGCGTACTGCTTCCACGTCGCGAGTTCGGGGTCGTCCAGTACGGGGTGGCGCACCTCGTACCGCTCGACGGCGTCGACCACGGCCTCGTGCTCGGCCTCGTGCGCGAACTTGGGCGAGTGGACGCCGACGATCACGACGGTGTCCTGGTGCGTCTCCTCCAACTCCCGCATGGCGTCCATGGCGTGCAGGCAGTTCACGCAGCAG
Encoded proteins:
- a CDS encoding NHL domain-containing thioredoxin family protein translates to MNNPTSAPVPRRARIRAPELIGKGGWLNTGGVSYTLADLRGRIVVLDFWTFCCVNCLHAMDAMRELEETHQDTVVIVGVHSPKFAHEAEHEAVVDAVERYEVRHPVLDDPELATWKQYAVHAWPTLVVIDPEGYIVAQHAGEGHTHAIERLVEELEAEHEAKGTLRRGDGPYVEPEPVATDLRFPGKAVILPESGTFLVSDTTRHQLVELAADGESVLRRVGSGERGFGPDSFCEPQGLALLPDGTVAVADTVNHALRSFDPRTGAIATLAGTGKQWWWHESPTSGPATEVPLSSPWDIAWWQDRLWIAMAGVHQLWTYDPAAGTVEAVAGTNGEGLVDGPAAEALFAQPSGLAVAGDRLWVADSENSALRYVERAEDGSYTVGTAVGLGLFDFGHRDGPAAQALLQHPLGVTALPDGSLALADTYNHALRRYDPVSGEVSTLATDLREPSDAVLAGDDIVVVESGRHRLTRLRLPEEAVRVEAVAHRTQRAATDVAPGTVRLDVVFTAPNGQKLDIRYGPSTRLLVSSTPPELLAKGEGAGTDLARDLVLADGITEGVLHVSAMAASCDDDPDIEYPACHVHQQDWGVPVRVTPDGTGRLGLVLAGMDTGADAG